Proteins encoded in a region of the Elaeis guineensis isolate ETL-2024a chromosome 7, EG11, whole genome shotgun sequence genome:
- the LOC140859336 gene encoding cytokinin riboside 5'-monophosphate phosphoribohydrolase LOG-like has translation MAQMADAFIALPGGYGTFEELLEVLTWAQLGIHKKPVGLLNVDGFYDSLLSLFDKATDQGFVTQAARNLIISVPSAKELVGKLETYVWNYESGFVWDVKDQTPRNE, from the coding sequence ATGGCTCAGATGGCAGATGCTTTTATCGCTTTGCCTGGTGGATATGGAACGTTTGAAGAGTTGCTAGAGGTTCTTACGTGGGCTCAACTTGGGATCCATAAGAAACCAGTTGGCCTTTTAAATGTTGATGGCTTTTATGATTCATTGCTGTCACTTTTCGACAAAGCCACTGATCAAGGATTTGTAACCCAAGCTGCTCGCAACCTCATCATCTCAGTCCCATCAGCTAAGGAACTTGTTGGAAAGTTAGAGACATATGTGTGGAATTATGAATCTGGCTTTGTTTGGGATGTCAAGGATCAGACCCCTAGAAATGAGTAG